A genomic window from Gammaproteobacteria bacterium includes:
- a CDS encoding chromate resistance protein, which produces MSTSISSDHLYAQLGLPASSVIVDVRREDDYAARPRLLPSARRGDPEHIAQWSKALPRTRPVVVYCAHGRSVSQSAAKALTALGYEASYLDGGIESWTTAQHATVRARAEFNAPGGSRWVTRARPKIDRLACPWLVRRFIDPDALFFYTPAHRVRTEAEALGAQPYDIADVMFSHRGPRCSFDAFLDEFDLHDPVLDAVADIVRAADTATLEKSPQAPGLLAISLGLSANISDDGLLLEQAIPIYDALYAWCKTAKDETHAWPQKKY; this is translated from the coding sequence ATGTCGACGTCGATTTCCTCCGATCATTTGTATGCGCAGCTCGGTCTGCCGGCGTCGTCGGTCATTGTCGACGTGCGCCGCGAAGACGATTACGCCGCGCGGCCGCGCCTGTTGCCCAGCGCGCGCCGTGGCGATCCCGAGCACATCGCTCAGTGGTCGAAGGCGCTGCCGCGTACGCGGCCGGTGGTGGTTTATTGCGCGCACGGACGGAGCGTCAGTCAGTCCGCCGCCAAGGCACTGACGGCGCTCGGCTACGAGGCATCGTATCTCGATGGCGGAATCGAAAGCTGGACGACGGCCCAGCACGCGACGGTGAGAGCGCGCGCCGAATTCAACGCTCCCGGCGGTTCGCGTTGGGTAACGCGCGCGCGGCCGAAGATCGACCGGCTCGCGTGCCCGTGGCTTGTGCGCCGTTTCATCGATCCCGATGCGTTGTTCTTTTACACGCCGGCGCACCGCGTGCGCACCGAAGCAGAAGCGTTGGGCGCGCAACCGTACGACATTGCCGACGTGATGTTCTCGCACCGCGGACCGCGCTGTAGCTTCGATGCGTTCCTCGATGAGTTCGATCTCCACGACCCGGTGCTCGACGCCGTCGCCGACATCGTGCGCGCGGCCGATACTGCCACGCTTGAAAAATCGCCACAGGCGCCGGGCCTGCTCGCGATCTCGCTCGGGCTGTCGGCGAATATTTCCGACGATGGGCTTCTATTAGAACAAGCGATACCGATCTATGACGCGCTTTACGCTTGGTGCAAAACCGCAAAGGACGAGACCCACGCATGGCCGCAGAAGAAATACTGA